A stretch of Longimicrobium sp. DNA encodes these proteins:
- a CDS encoding YciI family protein: MRFMNLVKSAENAGPMPQSFMDAMAAASEQSRRAGKLLDTGGLASTARSTRVRVSGGELSVLDGPFAEGKEVVGGYGIVEAASREEAVEGAVWLMNMHREHWPGWEGEVEVRQIMGPEDFAR, translated from the coding sequence ATGCGATTCATGAACCTCGTAAAGAGCGCCGAGAACGCCGGCCCCATGCCCCAGTCGTTCATGGATGCCATGGCCGCGGCGAGCGAACAGTCCCGCCGAGCGGGCAAGCTGCTCGACACCGGCGGCCTGGCGTCCACGGCGCGGAGCACGCGGGTGCGTGTTTCCGGCGGAGAGCTGAGCGTGCTGGACGGCCCCTTCGCGGAGGGCAAGGAAGTGGTGGGCGGCTACGGCATCGTCGAGGCGGCGTCCCGGGAAGAAGCCGTGGAAGGCGCCGTCTGGCTGATGAACATGCACCGCGAGCACTGGCCGGGGTGGGAGGGCGAGGTGGAGGTCCGGCAGATCATGGGGCCGGAGGATTTCGCCCGGTAA
- a CDS encoding heme-binding protein, with translation MIKTTFASLVLLALFVSSPARAQLLQTQTLSLQAARTMAAAAEVEARENSWNVAIAIVDAAGELILFHRLDQTQPASLDIAIGKARTAARFRRPTKVLEEAVAGGRTVLLALDGVPLEGGLPIVVDGRVIGAVGVSGVTSQQDAQVAQAAIDALVR, from the coding sequence ATGATCAAGACCACGTTCGCGTCCCTCGTCCTGCTCGCGCTGTTCGTGTCGTCGCCCGCGCGTGCGCAGCTGCTGCAGACGCAGACGCTCAGCCTGCAGGCCGCCCGGACCATGGCCGCGGCGGCCGAGGTGGAGGCGCGCGAGAACAGCTGGAACGTGGCCATCGCCATCGTCGATGCCGCGGGCGAGCTCATCCTCTTTCACCGGCTGGACCAGACGCAGCCCGCCAGCCTGGACATCGCCATCGGAAAGGCGCGCACCGCGGCTCGGTTCCGGCGCCCCACCAAGGTGCTGGAAGAGGCGGTCGCAGGCGGACGCACGGTGCTGCTGGCACTGGACGGCGTGCCGCTGGAAGGCGGCCTGCCCATCGTCGTAGACGGCCGCGTGATCGGCGCGGTGGGCGTCAGCGGCGTCACCTCGCAGCAGGATGCGCAGGTGGCGCAGGCGGCCATCGACGCGCTGGTGCGGTAG
- a CDS encoding DinB family protein, producing MQTLTAILKAAFTDDLKALRAEIQAYPRPEDLWLRSGAIANSAGNLALHQAGALRYLVGHVLGGIEYERDREGEFARTGVPVQEILAEIDAAIHAVRQTLDRLTEEDLERQYPVDVSAGRPITTATLLVRLAMHTSYHNGQVNYHRRLLAPSADEA from the coding sequence ATGCAGACGCTGACGGCCATCCTGAAGGCAGCCTTCACCGACGATCTCAAGGCCCTCCGCGCGGAGATCCAGGCGTATCCGCGCCCAGAAGACCTGTGGCTGCGCTCGGGCGCCATTGCCAACTCCGCCGGCAACCTGGCGCTTCACCAGGCGGGCGCGCTTCGCTATCTGGTGGGCCACGTGCTGGGCGGAATCGAGTACGAGCGCGATCGGGAGGGGGAGTTCGCGCGGACCGGCGTGCCGGTCCAGGAGATCCTGGCCGAGATCGACGCGGCGATCCACGCGGTGCGCCAGACGCTGGACCGGCTGACGGAAGAGGACCTGGAGCGGCAATATCCCGTGGACGTCAGCGCCGGCCGGCCCATCACCACGGCTACGCTGCTCGTGCGGCTGGCGATGCACACGTCGTATCACAACGGGCAGGTGAACTACCATCGCAGACTTTTGGCGCCATCGGCGGATGAAGCCTGA
- a CDS encoding DUF6886 family protein, which translates to MKPELIGPSLFHVSEGAIGRFEPRATEFVGEPVVWAVDERRLHNYLLPRDCPRVTFYAGPATTVGDAERFLGASPAVVAVESAWLERIRACVLYCHRLPSRTFECLDEGAGYFVSRDAVVPARVEVITDVVAELLARGVELRFLPSLWHLHDAVAASSLRFSMIRMRNAAPR; encoded by the coding sequence ATGAAGCCTGAGCTGATCGGGCCGTCGCTGTTTCACGTGAGCGAGGGTGCGATCGGCCGCTTCGAGCCGCGGGCGACGGAGTTCGTTGGCGAGCCGGTGGTGTGGGCCGTCGACGAGCGCCGGCTGCACAACTACCTCCTGCCGCGCGACTGCCCGCGCGTGACTTTCTACGCCGGCCCGGCGACCACCGTGGGTGATGCAGAGCGGTTCCTGGGAGCGAGCCCGGCCGTCGTCGCGGTCGAGAGCGCCTGGCTGGAGCGCATCCGCGCGTGCGTGCTGTACTGCCATCGCCTGCCGTCCCGGACGTTCGAGTGCCTGGACGAGGGCGCGGGCTATTTCGTCAGCCGCGACGCCGTGGTCCCCGCGCGCGTGGAGGTGATTACGGACGTCGTCGCGGAACTCCTCGCCCGCGGCGTGGAATTGCGCTTTCTGCCCAGCCTCTGGCACCTGCACGATGCCGTCGCCGCGTCCAGCCTGCGGTTTTCGATGATCCGGATGCGAAACGCCGCGCCGCGCTGA
- a CDS encoding glyoxalase superfamily protein has product MPDPERSADASSPVRFGEATPILRVADLDRSLGYYVDALGFDLQWRYDDFASVCRGDASLMLCEGCQGQPGTWVYVGVSDADALHDELRARGATIRHPPRNFPWGSRELHVFDPDGHVLRLGAEANSDGPLGDWMDEAGVSWTPQPDGSWRRAG; this is encoded by the coding sequence ATGCCGGATCCTGAACGCTCCGCCGACGCTTCATCCCCGGTGCGGTTCGGGGAGGCGACCCCAATCCTGCGAGTGGCCGATCTGGACCGGAGCCTGGGGTACTACGTGGATGCCCTGGGGTTCGACCTGCAGTGGCGCTACGACGATTTCGCCAGCGTCTGCCGGGGTGACGCCTCCCTGATGCTTTGCGAGGGGTGCCAGGGACAGCCCGGCACCTGGGTGTACGTGGGCGTCAGCGACGCCGATGCCCTGCACGACGAGCTCCGCGCCCGCGGCGCCACCATCCGCCATCCACCGCGCAACTTTCCCTGGGGCTCGCGCGAGCTTCACGTCTTCGATCCGGACGGCCACGTGCTTCGCCTGGGAGCCGAGGCGAATTCCGACGGGCCGCTGGGTGACTGGATGGACGAAGCCGGCGTGTCCTGGACGCCGCAGCCCGACGGCAGCTGGCGCCGGGCGGGCTGA